Proteins encoded by one window of Vigna radiata var. radiata cultivar VC1973A chromosome 5, Vradiata_ver6, whole genome shotgun sequence:
- the LOC106762355 gene encoding primary amine oxidase: MEAKNLWRFLVLSSVVAIISLVSWLHLPSSSNKEVLNCNLYSGWCTSKNRFYSSARPKEIKNPSFSTRDHQSEIPQHPLDPLTIQEFNRVRTILSSHPLFKSSSSYTLSSVVLEEPDKKLVLKWKKGDPPLPRKASVVAAVKGVSHVLTVDLEISQVTSLETGSASGYPTMTMEEMVGVLEVPLKSTEFNRSITKRGVNLADLACLPISSGWYGTPVEEDRRLIKVQCYSKEGTVNFYMKPIEGVTALVDMDRREVLAISDDGQNIPVASGANTDYRYSIQKLNGELRLLNPISLEQPKGPSFTVDGHLVKWANWEFHLRPDPRAGTIISQVKVRDPDTLKLRNVMYKGFTSELFVPYMDPTEGWYFKTYMDAGEYGFGLQAMPLDPLNDCPRNAYYMDGVFASSDGTPYLQPNMICIFESYAGDIAWRHAECPITNLKVTEVRPKVTLVVRMAAAVANYDYIVDWEFQTDGIIRSKVGLSGILMVKGTTYENMEQVPEKEYLYGTLLSENIIGVIHDHFITYHLDMDVDGSENSFVKVKLKKEETSSEESPRKSYLKAVKKVAKTEKDAEIRLKLYEPCEFHVVNPMKKTRIGNPVGYKLVPGGTAGSLLDPEDPPQKRAAFTNNQIWVTPYNKTEQWAGGLFVYQSKGDDTLQVWSNRDRGIENKDIVLWYTIGFHHIPCQEDYPIMPTVSSSFDLKPVNFFERNPILGVPPNFQEDLPVCEAHKSA, encoded by the exons ATGGAGGCCAAAAACTTGTGGCGCTTCCTGGTTCTTTCAAGTGTCGTGGCAATAATTTCACTTGTTAGCTGGCTTCACCTTCCATCATCTTCCAACAAGGAGGTTCTGAACTGCAACCTTTACTCTGGATGGTGCACCTCAAAGAACCGCTTCTATTCCTCAGCACGGCCTAAGGAAATCAAGAATCCATCATTTTCCACTCGTGACCACCAGTCAGAAATTCCTCAACACCCTCTTGATCCTCTAACAATTCAAGAGTTCAACAGGGTCAGAACCATACTCTCTTCCCACCCTCTCTTCAAGTCCTCATCCAGCTACACTCTGAGCTCCGTCGTCCTTGAAGAACCAGACAAAAAACTAGTCCTGAAATGGAAAAAGGGTGATCCACCCTTGCCAAGGAAGGCTTCCGTGGTTGCAGCCGTGAAGGGGGTCTCTCATGTCCTCACTGTGGACCTCGAAATCAGCCAGGTGACTAGCCTCGAAACCGGCTCAGCTTCGGGGTACCCCACCATGACTATGGAAGAAATGGTGGGGGTGCTGGAGGTTCCCCTAAAGAGCACTGAGTTCAACCGTTCAATCACCAAACGTGGTGTGAATTTAGCAGACCTGGCTTGCTTGCCAATCTCTTCAGGGTGGTATGGGACACCGGTGGAGGAGGACAGAAGGTTGATTAAGGTGCAGTGCTATTCCAAAGAAGGTACTGTGAACTTCTACATGAAACCAATTGAGGGTGTCACTGCCTTGGTTGACATGGATAGAAGAGAGGTGCTGGCTATTTCAGATGATGGCCAAAACATCCCTGTGGCCAGTGGTGCTAACACTGATTACCGTTACTCCATTCAGAAGCTGAATGGTGAGTTGAGGCTGCTGAATCCAATATCCTTGGAGCAACCAAAAGGTCCAAGCTTTACTGTTGATGGCCACTTGGTGAAATGGGCAAACTGGGAATTCCATCTGAGACCTGACCCAAGAGCAGGCACCATAATTTCACAAGTCAAGGTGAGGGACCCCGACACATTAAAGCTGAGAAATGTCATGTACAAAGGGTTCACATCTGAGCTATTTGTGCCTTACATGGATCCCACAGAAGGTTGGTACTTTAAGACATACATGGATGCTGGTGAGTACGGATTTGGGTTGCAAGCAATGCCATTGGACCCCTTGAATGATTGCCCTCGGAATGCTTACTATATGGATGGTGTTTTTGCATCTTCTGATGGAACACCTTATCTCCAACCCAACATGATTTGCATTTTTGAGAGTTATGCTGGTGACATTGCTTGGCGTCATGCTGAGTGCCCCATCACTAACCTCAAG GTTACTGAAGTGAGGCCGAAGGTGACACTAGTTGTTAGGATGGCAGCTGCAGTGGCAAACTATGACTACATCGTGGATTGGGAATTTCAAACCGACGGGATAATCAGATCAAAG GTTGGACTTAGTGGTATCTTGATGGTGAAAGGAACTACCTATGAGAACATGGAGCAAGTCCCTGAGAAAGAATATCTTTATGGAACCCTTTTGAGTGAAAACATTATTGGTGTAATCCATGACCATTTTATAACGTATCATCTAGACATGGATGTTGATGGGTCAGAGAATTCATTTGTTAAGGTGAAGTTAAAGAAGGAAGAGACGAGTTCAGAAGAATCACCGAGAAAGAGTTATTTGAAAGCTGTTAAAAAAGTTGCAAAAACAGAGAAAGATGCAGAAATTAGACTTAAACTGTATGAGCCATGTGAGTTTCATGTGGTGAATCCAATGAAGAAGACAAGAATAGGGAACCCTGTTGGGTACAAATTGGTTCCAGGTGGGACAGCAGGTAGCCTGTTGGATCCAGAAGACCCACCACAGAAAAGAGCAGCCTTTACCAATAATCAAATATGGGTGACTCCATACAACAAGACTGAGCAATGGGCTGGTGGCTTATTCGTTTACCAGAGCAAAGGAGATGATACTCTTCAAGTCTGGTCTAACAG GGATCGTGGAATTGAGAATAAGGACATAGTATTGTGGTACACAATAGGATTTCATCACATACCATGTCAAGAGGACTACCCTATAATGCCTACTGTCTCATCAAGTTTTGATTTGAAGCCTGTTAATTTCTTTGAGAGGAATCCAATCCTTGGAGTGCCTCCCAATTTTCAGGAAGATTTACCTGTTTGTGAGGCTCATAAATCAGCTTGA